The Deinococcus taeanensis genome has a window encoding:
- a CDS encoding NAD(P)/FAD-dependent oxidoreductase, with the protein MTRPHGVVVGAGLVGAACAAALARQGWRVTVIEAETVGGGATAAGMGHLVVMDDSPAQLALTSLSLELWEALAPHLPVQADYRRCGTLWVASDEDERRGVLLKQRQYGSAGREATVLDAGELARLEPALRAGLAGALRVPGDAVVYAPVVARFLLERAGADVQCGEVVALDGRRVQLRDGRQLTADLTVVAGGAAAGTLLPELPLRARKGHLLITERMSLQVRHQLVELGYLKSAHASEADSVAFNVQPRPTGQLLIGSSRQFGPVDKQIDWVLLRRMLTRAAEFLPALPNVQALRLWTGLRSATPDHLPIIGPHPARPGVYLAVGHEGLGITTALATAALLRADLAGQPSPLPGVSLGLERFDAGAHHA; encoded by the coding sequence ATGACCCGGCCGCACGGCGTGGTGGTGGGTGCCGGCCTGGTCGGCGCGGCCTGCGCGGCGGCGCTGGCGCGTCAGGGCTGGCGGGTCACGGTGATTGAAGCGGAAACGGTGGGCGGCGGCGCGACCGCTGCGGGCATGGGTCACCTCGTGGTGATGGACGACAGCCCGGCGCAACTTGCCCTGACCAGTCTCAGCCTGGAACTCTGGGAGGCCCTGGCGCCGCACCTGCCGGTCCAGGCGGACTACCGGCGCTGCGGCACCCTGTGGGTGGCGAGCGATGAGGACGAGCGGCGCGGCGTGCTCTTGAAGCAGCGGCAGTACGGCTCGGCCGGCCGGGAGGCGACGGTGCTGGACGCCGGTGAACTGGCCCGCCTGGAGCCGGCCCTGCGCGCCGGTCTGGCGGGCGCGCTGCGCGTGCCGGGGGACGCGGTGGTCTACGCTCCGGTCGTGGCGCGCTTTCTCCTTGAGCGGGCCGGCGCCGACGTGCAGTGCGGTGAGGTGGTGGCGCTGGACGGGCGCCGCGTGCAGCTCAGGGACGGACGGCAGCTGACGGCCGACCTGACCGTCGTGGCGGGCGGCGCGGCCGCCGGGACCCTGCTGCCGGAGCTGCCGCTGCGCGCCCGGAAGGGTCACCTGCTGATCACGGAGCGCATGTCCCTTCAGGTGCGTCACCAGCTGGTCGAACTGGGGTATCTGAAAAGCGCGCACGCCAGTGAGGCGGACAGCGTGGCGTTCAACGTGCAGCCGCGCCCGACCGGGCAGCTGCTGATCGGGTCGAGCCGCCAGTTCGGACCGGTCGACAAGCAGATCGACTGGGTTCTGCTGCGCCGCATGCTGACGCGGGCGGCCGAATTTCTTCCAGCGTTGCCGAACGTGCAGGCGCTGCGGCTCTGGACCGGGCTGCGCAGCGCCACCCCGGACCACCTGCCGATTATCGGGCCTCACCCGGCCCGGCCGGGCGTGTACCTCGCCGTGGGGCACGAGGGCCTGGGCATCACCACGGCCCTGGCGACCGCGGCCCTGCTCCGGGCGGACCTGGCGGGGCAGCCTTCCCCACTGCCCGGCGTGAGCCTCGGCCTCGAGCGCTTTGACGCGGGGGCGCACCATGCCTGA
- a CDS encoding sigma-70 family RNA polymerase sigma factor gives MTRPSRSRRKGPPLAVPPEPALDAAVPEAAPAPSDEPTPEELAAAEILAEELDLEEDLDPDADEDEAADDRVKPEAAAEEDPWAELEGHPVTISNDPVRQYLHEIGRVPLLTVAEEIELARRMEAGQAARAELEREIDLEDRARRHLQRTGEDGDLAKQQLIEANLRLVVSIAKKYTNRGMGFLDLIQEGNQGLIRGAEKFEYRRGFKFSTYATWWIRQAINRAIADQSRNIRIPVHMVETMNKLSRTARQLQMELSREASAEEIAEAMGPGWDAPKVEETLRVTRDTVSLATPVGDEGDSSIADFLPDDQRESPLSQVTSVLMGEALDRALGTLEPREALVIRLRKGLEDGREHTLEEVGRHFGVTRERIRQIENKALRKLKYQQSRQGYLREYLDD, from the coding sequence ATGACCCGTCCCTCCCGTTCCCGCCGCAAGGGGCCGCCGCTGGCGGTTCCGCCTGAACCTGCCCTGGACGCCGCCGTGCCCGAGGCTGCTCCAGCGCCGAGCGATGAGCCCACCCCCGAAGAACTCGCCGCCGCTGAAATCCTTGCTGAAGAGCTGGACCTCGAGGAGGACCTGGACCCGGACGCCGATGAGGATGAGGCCGCTGACGACCGCGTCAAGCCGGAAGCCGCCGCGGAGGAGGACCCCTGGGCTGAACTTGAAGGGCACCCAGTCACCATCAGCAACGACCCGGTGCGGCAGTACCTGCACGAGATCGGCCGGGTGCCCCTGCTGACCGTGGCCGAAGAGATTGAGCTTGCCCGCCGGATGGAGGCCGGGCAGGCCGCCCGCGCTGAACTTGAACGCGAAATTGACCTTGAGGACCGGGCGCGCCGTCACCTGCAGCGGACGGGAGAAGACGGCGACCTCGCCAAGCAGCAGCTGATCGAGGCCAACCTGCGCCTGGTGGTCAGCATTGCCAAGAAGTACACCAACCGCGGGATGGGCTTCCTGGACCTGATTCAGGAAGGCAATCAGGGATTGATCCGCGGCGCGGAGAAGTTCGAGTACCGCCGGGGGTTCAAGTTCTCGACCTACGCGACCTGGTGGATCCGTCAGGCGATCAACCGCGCCATTGCCGACCAGTCGCGCAACATCCGCATTCCGGTCCACATGGTGGAAACCATGAACAAGCTGAGCCGGACGGCCCGGCAGCTGCAGATGGAACTGAGCCGGGAAGCCAGTGCGGAGGAGATTGCCGAAGCGATGGGCCCGGGGTGGGACGCCCCCAAAGTCGAGGAGACCCTGCGGGTCACGCGCGATACCGTCAGCCTGGCCACACCCGTCGGGGATGAAGGGGACTCCTCCATCGCGGATTTCCTGCCGGATGACCAGCGGGAGTCCCCGCTCAGTCAGGTGACGAGCGTGCTGATGGGGGAGGCGCTGGACCGGGCGCTGGGGACGCTCGAGCCGAGGGAGGCGCTGGTGATCCGCCTGCGCAAGGGCCTGGAAGACGGCCGGGAGCACACCCTGGAGGAGGTCGGCAGGCACTTCGGGGTGACGCGCGAGCGGATCCGGCAGATCGAGAACAAAGCGCTGCGCAAACTCAAGTACCAGCAGAGCCGGCAGGGGTACCTGCGGGAGTACCTCGACGACTGA
- a CDS encoding TerD family protein, with amino-acid sequence MAISLEKGQTISLAKTAGTSLTEVRMGLGWDGIIKKGLFGMGTKRVSVDLDANALLFDERGTLVDTVWFRQLQSKDGSVRHSGDNRTGEGEGDDETITVDLTRLPSNVVTVIFSVNNYSGSNFGEVDNAYCRLVNARGEAELARYNLSAQGGHSALILASLKRQGNDWGMTAIGQTSSGRTVQDNLNDIRPHV; translated from the coding sequence ATGGCAATCTCTCTCGAAAAAGGCCAGACGATCAGCCTCGCCAAAACCGCCGGCACTTCCCTGACGGAAGTCCGCATGGGCCTGGGCTGGGACGGCATCATCAAAAAGGGCCTGTTCGGCATGGGCACCAAACGGGTCAGCGTGGACCTGGACGCCAACGCGCTGCTGTTCGACGAGCGCGGCACCCTGGTGGACACGGTCTGGTTCCGTCAGCTGCAGAGCAAAGACGGCAGCGTTCGCCACAGTGGCGACAACCGCACCGGGGAAGGCGAAGGGGACGACGAAACCATCACGGTCGACCTGACCCGCCTGCCGAGCAACGTCGTGACGGTCATTTTCAGCGTCAACAACTACTCCGGGTCGAACTTCGGGGAGGTGGACAACGCCTACTGCCGCCTGGTGAATGCCAGGGGTGAGGCGGAACTCGCCCGGTACAACCTGAGTGCCCAGGGCGGGCACAGCGCGCTGATTCTGGCGAGTCTCAAGCGGCAGGGCAACGACTGGGGCATGACCGCGATCGGTCAGACCTCGTCCGGCCGGACCGTGCAGGACAACCTCAACGACATCCGGCCTCACGTCTGA
- a CDS encoding VWA domain-containing protein, producing the protein MQTFQTGQKSPLSSLTDQSTLVLTVRVRGPAPEYDLILFGLDEAGTLSDDRYMVFFNQPASPEGALRLQAGAHTEVTFQIDLGRLPSTVRRLSLAATVDGGTFGQIDHAAVTLSDGCGPCLTYQVTGRDFQQQKAVMLLDLYVKDVWRVAAVGQGFDGGLAALVRHFGGEVADDPPAAPVNLKKERQRVLLEKAQQQAPELVSLIKAAQVSLEKRGLDDARYRVKLVLDISGSMHDEYRTGAVQELANRALALAVRLDDDGEVDVYLFGIKPHRKGKLSLDNARSFVQGMRVKLEGGTHYGPVMAFVREDVSREGRDLPTLVLFITDGGTSNPAGVIQQMRDAAREPIFWKFMGIEQGHVNFDFLEKLDDLTGRVVDNADFFKVPSPVRLPDAQLFDALVNELDVWQRDARRAGILQ; encoded by the coding sequence GTGCAGACTTTCCAGACCGGTCAGAAGTCCCCGCTGTCCTCTCTGACCGACCAGTCCACCCTCGTGCTCACGGTGCGGGTCCGCGGACCCGCACCGGAGTACGACCTCATTCTGTTTGGCCTCGACGAGGCCGGCACGCTCAGTGACGACCGCTACATGGTGTTTTTCAACCAGCCCGCCAGTCCTGAGGGGGCCCTGCGCCTGCAGGCCGGCGCGCACACCGAGGTGACCTTCCAGATTGACCTTGGGCGCCTGCCGAGCACGGTTCGGCGCCTGAGTCTGGCCGCGACTGTCGACGGCGGCACCTTCGGGCAGATCGACCACGCGGCGGTCACCCTGTCTGACGGCTGCGGTCCCTGCCTGACCTACCAGGTGACCGGGCGTGACTTTCAGCAGCAGAAGGCCGTGATGCTGCTGGACCTGTACGTCAAGGACGTCTGGCGGGTGGCCGCGGTTGGTCAGGGGTTTGACGGCGGGCTCGCGGCGCTCGTCCGGCACTTCGGGGGCGAGGTCGCGGACGACCCGCCCGCCGCGCCCGTCAACCTGAAAAAGGAGCGGCAGCGGGTCCTGCTCGAAAAAGCGCAGCAGCAGGCGCCGGAGCTCGTCAGCCTGATCAAGGCGGCGCAGGTGAGCCTGGAAAAACGGGGCCTCGACGACGCCCGCTACCGCGTGAAACTCGTCCTGGACATCAGCGGCAGTATGCACGACGAGTACCGCACGGGCGCGGTGCAGGAGCTCGCCAACCGCGCCCTGGCCCTCGCCGTGCGCCTCGATGACGACGGTGAAGTCGACGTCTACCTGTTCGGAATCAAACCTCACCGCAAAGGCAAGCTCTCCCTGGACAACGCCCGCTCGTTTGTTCAGGGCATGCGAGTCAAGCTCGAAGGGGGGACCCACTACGGTCCCGTGATGGCCTTCGTGCGTGAAGACGTCAGCCGGGAAGGGCGCGATCTCCCGACCCTGGTGCTGTTCATCACAGACGGCGGCACCAGCAACCCCGCGGGTGTCATCCAGCAGATGCGCGACGCGGCCCGTGAACCCATTTTCTGGAAGTTCATGGGCATCGAACAGGGGCATGTGAACTTCGACTTTCTGGAAAAACTCGATGACCTCACCGGCCGCGTGGTAGACAATGCCGACTTCTTCAAGGTCCCCTCTCCGGTGCGCCTGCCGGACGCGCAGCTGTTTGACGCGCTGGTCAATGAACTTGACGTCTGGCAGCGGGACGCCAGGCGCGCAGGAATCCTCCAGTAG
- a CDS encoding TerD family protein: MAVSLSKGGNVNLSKEAPGLKTITVGLGWDPRATDGQDFDLDGSVFLLNAQGKVGSDTDFIFYNNKKSAEGSVEHSGDNRSGEGAGDDETVIVRLDQVPAGVDKIAVCVTIHDADTRRQNFGQVSKAYIRVMNAEGGAEIARYDLSEDASTDTAMIFGEVYRNGAEWKFRAVGQGYAGGLAPLAKNFGVNV, encoded by the coding sequence ATGGCAGTTTCTCTTTCCAAAGGTGGCAACGTCAACTTGAGCAAAGAAGCGCCCGGTCTGAAGACCATTACCGTCGGTCTGGGCTGGGATCCCCGCGCCACGGACGGCCAGGACTTCGACCTGGACGGCAGCGTGTTTCTGCTGAACGCCCAGGGCAAGGTGGGCAGCGACACCGACTTCATCTTCTACAACAACAAGAAAAGCGCCGAGGGCAGCGTCGAGCACAGCGGCGACAACCGCAGCGGCGAAGGCGCCGGCGATGACGAGACCGTCATCGTCCGCCTCGACCAGGTGCCGGCTGGCGTTGACAAGATCGCGGTCTGCGTGACCATTCACGACGCCGACACCCGCCGGCAGAATTTCGGTCAGGTGTCCAAAGCCTACATCCGCGTCATGAACGCCGAGGGCGGCGCCGAAATTGCCCGCTACGACCTCAGCGAGGACGCCAGCACCGATACGGCCATGATCTTCGGCGAGGTGTACCGCAACGGCGCAGAATGGAAGTTCCGGGCCGTGGGACAGGGCTACGCCGGTGGCCTCGCGCCGCTCGCCAAGAACTTCGGCGTCAACGTCTGA
- a CDS encoding AIM24 family protein, whose translation MAGGGPAGHGTSVADFVRASAEQDRPGEVFELESSKMLEVKVNGRVWSKLGAMVAYKGRLDFQRASTLSDLMGAVRGGGMGGLLGAAMRLGSGEMGPLVSIQGHGVCYLADQGKEVSIIRLQGDTLNVNGNDLLAFEDTVTHEITMQRSVAGMVAGGLFSVRMSGHGMVAILSHGPPLTLRVTPQEPVFTDPNATIAWSEHLRPDLRVAQDLRSMFGRGGGETLQMAFQGTGFVIVQPYEESPAMSNLPPH comes from the coding sequence GTGGCCGGCGGCGGCCCGGCCGGGCACGGCACCAGCGTCGCGGACTTCGTGCGTGCCAGCGCTGAGCAGGACCGCCCCGGGGAAGTGTTTGAACTCGAGTCGAGCAAGATGCTGGAAGTCAAGGTCAACGGCCGGGTCTGGAGCAAACTCGGCGCGATGGTCGCCTACAAAGGCCGCCTCGATTTTCAGCGGGCCAGTACCCTGAGCGACCTGATGGGCGCCGTGCGCGGCGGCGGGATGGGCGGCCTGCTGGGCGCCGCGATGCGCCTGGGCAGTGGGGAGATGGGGCCCCTCGTGAGCATCCAGGGCCACGGCGTGTGTTACCTCGCCGATCAGGGCAAGGAGGTGTCCATCATCCGCCTTCAAGGCGATACGCTGAACGTCAACGGCAACGACCTGCTCGCGTTCGAGGACACTGTGACGCATGAAATCACCATGCAGCGTTCCGTAGCGGGCATGGTGGCAGGCGGCCTGTTCAGCGTGCGGATGAGCGGTCACGGCATGGTGGCCATCCTGAGCCACGGTCCTCCCCTGACCCTGCGGGTCACGCCGCAGGAACCGGTCTTCACCGACCCCAACGCGACCATCGCGTGGAGTGAACACCTGCGCCCGGATCTGCGGGTCGCTCAGGACCTGCGGTCCATGTTCGGGCGTGGCGGCGGCGAAACCCTGCAGATGGCCTTTCAGGGCACCGGGTTTGTGATCGTGCAGCCCTACGAGGAGTCCCCAGCGATGAGTAACCTTCCCCCGCACTGA
- a CDS encoding (2Fe-2S)-binding protein, with product MPELTFEARRVTVRDGTTVLAALQNLGVHVTRRSLSGEVRGALCGMGVCLECRAFVDGRLVRTCLTPVRGGMVIERLPEARGDE from the coding sequence ATGCCTGAGCTGACCTTCGAAGCGCGCCGCGTGACGGTCAGGGACGGCACGACCGTCCTGGCGGCCCTGCAGAACCTGGGCGTGCACGTGACGCGGCGCAGCCTGAGCGGCGAGGTCCGCGGCGCCCTGTGCGGCATGGGGGTCTGCTTGGAATGCCGCGCGTTCGTCGACGGCCGTCTCGTCCGGACCTGCCTCACCCCGGTCCGCGGGGGCATGGTCATCGAGCGGTTGCCGGAGGCGCGCGGTGACGAGTGA
- a CDS encoding serine hydrolase domain-containing protein has product MTSSLHLDHWLAQRDLPEPFSGVIAFSRGAEQQTWATGEAIKALNLPNTPATRFQMASGCKIFTAVAVCQLMQRGALTPHTRLTDVLDTDFPLFDPAVQVHHLLTHTSGVPDYFDEAVMQDYAEVWASQPMYAVRQARDFLPLFQNRPMTFSPGERFAYNNSGFILLGLIVEALTGQAFTEYVQRQVLTPAGMDDSGYFAADQLPASTAYAYLRKADGAWGTNVFSVPVIGGPDGGAYTTARDMQKFWTALHQGQLLDATALLTPRVRTGWKPPHTHYGYGVWIHDAPPRRQCFVEGADPGVSFRSWWDPQQELTLTVLGNAGNAMWSFVDDLTRTLTP; this is encoded by the coding sequence ATGACGTCTTCCCTTCACCTCGACCACTGGCTGGCACAACGGGATCTGCCCGAGCCGTTCAGTGGCGTCATCGCGTTCAGCCGGGGGGCTGAGCAGCAGACCTGGGCCACGGGTGAAGCCATCAAGGCCCTCAACCTGCCCAACACACCAGCGACTCGCTTCCAGATGGCGTCGGGTTGCAAGATCTTCACGGCGGTCGCAGTCTGCCAGTTGATGCAGCGAGGTGCACTGACACCCCATACGCGTCTGACAGACGTGCTGGACACCGACTTTCCGCTGTTCGATCCCGCCGTGCAGGTGCATCACCTCCTGACGCACACGTCGGGCGTCCCCGATTACTTTGATGAAGCGGTCATGCAGGACTACGCAGAGGTCTGGGCCTCGCAGCCGATGTATGCCGTGCGCCAGGCCAGGGATTTTCTGCCCCTCTTCCAGAACCGGCCCATGACGTTTTCCCCCGGCGAGCGTTTCGCGTACAACAACAGTGGGTTTATTCTGCTGGGCCTGATCGTGGAAGCCCTGACCGGACAGGCCTTCACCGAGTACGTCCAGCGGCAGGTGTTGACGCCCGCCGGAATGGACGACTCCGGGTACTTCGCCGCGGACCAGTTACCAGCCAGCACCGCGTATGCGTACCTCCGGAAGGCAGACGGCGCCTGGGGAACGAACGTGTTCAGTGTCCCGGTTATCGGCGGGCCAGATGGCGGCGCCTACACAACGGCCCGTGACATGCAGAAGTTCTGGACCGCGCTGCACCAGGGGCAGTTGCTGGACGCGACGGCCCTGCTGACCCCACGCGTCCGGACCGGGTGGAAGCCCCCGCATACGCATTACGGCTATGGCGTATGGATCCACGACGCACCGCCGCGCCGGCAGTGTTTTGTCGAGGGAGCTGATCCGGGGGTGAGTTTCCGCTCGTGGTGGGATCCTCAACAGGAGCTGACCTTGACGGTCCTGGGCAACGCCGGAAACGCGATGTGGAGCTTCGTGGATGATCTGACCAGGACGCTCACACCCTGA
- a CDS encoding DinB family protein: MIVEERLMSYTGEEYARQFQRHRSALLELLGGVPESKEHVVAWDGGMSILQTADHLFSTGAGVVDMLSGGTWEKQPPSPSLVEATERLRQNTASISQKLLAMTHDDLNRELIVFGGARWPAHRLIDFHREHEVHHKGQLWVMARMAGLEPPFFIDMGA, encoded by the coding sequence GTGATTGTGGAGGAGCGCCTCATGTCCTATACAGGTGAAGAGTACGCCCGACAGTTTCAACGTCACCGGTCGGCACTGCTTGAACTGCTTGGTGGGGTCCCGGAGAGCAAAGAGCACGTTGTCGCCTGGGACGGCGGCATGAGCATCCTGCAGACGGCGGACCATCTGTTCAGTACGGGCGCTGGCGTGGTCGACATGCTGTCCGGCGGAACCTGGGAGAAGCAACCGCCTTCACCGTCCCTGGTGGAGGCAACGGAACGGCTCCGGCAGAACACGGCATCGATCAGTCAGAAGCTCCTGGCGATGACCCACGACGACCTCAACCGTGAACTGATCGTGTTTGGGGGCGCACGGTGGCCTGCGCACCGCCTGATCGATTTTCACCGTGAGCACGAAGTTCATCACAAGGGGCAGTTGTGGGTGATGGCCCGTATGGCCGGTCTGGAACCCCCGTTTTTTATTGATATGGGTGCCTGA
- a CDS encoding proline racemase family protein, with amino-acid sequence MSQISSARATRRVHFIDSHTAGEPTRVILDGFPALPGATLADQRSALIRDFDAWRSLVNNEPRGNDVLVSALLLPPSEAGCVAGVIFFNNVGPLGMCGHGTIGVIATLAYLGRIEPGEHRLETPVGVVAATLHGDGRVSVQNVPAYRHQQAVTVQVPGLGDVRGDVAWGGNWFFLTDAGGEVLDASNVEALTDRAWRVRQALQAAGVTGANGAQIDHIELLGEVGGVSRNFVLCPGRAYDRSPCGTGTSAKMACLAADGLLAPGQRWVQESVIGTAFEGHYRWEDDAVHPTITGRAYITAQGELIVQPGDPFAWGIRAAPDVSVERG; translated from the coding sequence ATGTCCCAGATCAGCTCGGCGCGCGCCACGCGGCGTGTGCACTTCATCGATTCCCATACGGCCGGAGAGCCGACGCGCGTCATCCTGGACGGTTTCCCGGCCCTGCCGGGCGCCACGCTGGCCGACCAGCGCAGCGCCTTGATCCGGGACTTCGACGCCTGGCGCAGCCTGGTGAACAACGAGCCCCGCGGCAATGACGTGCTCGTCAGTGCGCTGCTGCTTCCCCCGTCGGAGGCGGGGTGTGTGGCCGGGGTGATCTTCTTCAACAACGTGGGGCCGCTGGGCATGTGCGGGCACGGCACGATCGGTGTGATCGCCACCCTGGCCTACCTGGGCCGGATTGAACCGGGCGAACACCGCCTTGAGACTCCCGTCGGCGTTGTTGCCGCCACGCTGCACGGGGACGGCCGGGTCAGTGTGCAGAATGTCCCCGCCTACCGCCACCAGCAGGCCGTAACCGTGCAGGTGCCGGGTCTCGGCGACGTGCGCGGTGACGTGGCCTGGGGAGGCAACTGGTTTTTCCTGACTGACGCGGGTGGAGAAGTGCTTGACGCCTCCAACGTCGAGGCGCTGACCGACCGGGCCTGGCGTGTCCGTCAGGCGCTGCAGGCCGCGGGGGTCACCGGCGCGAACGGCGCGCAGATCGACCACATTGAACTGCTCGGTGAGGTCGGTGGGGTGTCACGCAATTTCGTGCTGTGCCCCGGCCGGGCGTACGACCGGAGTCCCTGCGGCACGGGCACCAGCGCGAAAATGGCCTGCCTGGCGGCCGACGGTCTCCTGGCGCCCGGACAGCGCTGGGTGCAGGAGAGCGTGATCGGCACCGCCTTTGAAGGCCACTACCGCTGGGAGGACGACGCCGTGCACCCCACCATCACCGGCCGGGCCTACATCACGGCGCAGGGGGAGCTGATCGTTCAGCCTGGGGATCCGTTCGCGTGGGGCATCCGCGCGGCGCCCGACGTGAGCGTGGAGCGGGGATGA
- a CDS encoding AraC family transcriptional regulator — protein sequence MQRPTLPEGFGTPGLLTLLDLLHFLPDTVVFIKDTQGRYLYGNETLLRRLGLPSPGALTGKQASDVFPSPLGLNYSQQDQAVLTGKPLTEHLELHLYTGGRSGWCLTTKRPLSLPSGQPLGLMGISRDLPVSSSNGTALSAAVAHIHEHYAQPLPIAALARQTRMSLVTFERQIKRVYGVTPSQLLTRARVDAATRLLQTTDLPVARIAVECGYFDHSAFTRIFKGTVGVTPRQFRQLFLAETRRRPDDSG from the coding sequence ATGCAGCGACCCACCCTGCCGGAAGGCTTCGGCACCCCCGGTCTCCTGACCCTGCTGGACCTCCTGCACTTCCTGCCGGACACCGTCGTATTCATCAAAGACACCCAGGGCCGGTACCTGTACGGCAATGAGACCCTGCTCCGCCGGCTTGGTCTGCCGTCGCCCGGGGCCCTGACAGGCAAACAGGCGAGCGACGTCTTTCCGTCGCCGCTCGGCCTGAACTACTCCCAGCAGGACCAGGCCGTGCTGACGGGCAAACCGCTCACCGAGCACCTTGAACTTCACCTGTACACCGGCGGACGGTCCGGCTGGTGCCTGACCACCAAACGCCCGCTGAGCCTGCCCAGCGGCCAGCCGCTCGGACTGATGGGCATCTCACGGGACCTTCCGGTGTCCTCCAGTAACGGCACGGCGTTGTCCGCCGCCGTCGCGCACATCCACGAGCATTACGCTCAGCCGCTGCCCATCGCCGCGCTTGCCCGGCAGACCCGCATGAGCCTGGTGACGTTCGAGCGTCAGATCAAACGGGTGTACGGCGTCACGCCAAGCCAGCTGCTGACGCGCGCCCGGGTCGACGCGGCCACACGGCTGCTGCAGACCACGGACCTGCCGGTCGCCCGCATCGCCGTGGAATGCGGGTACTTCGACCACAGCGCCTTTACCCGGATCTTCAAAGGCACGGTCGGGGTCACGCCAAGACAGTTCCGTCAGTTGTTTCTGGCGGAGACCCGCAGACGTCCGGACGACAGCGGGTAA
- a CDS encoding FAD-dependent oxidoreductase has protein sequence MTSDLTADVVVVGAGPAGLSAARAAAQSGADVLVLDAGPGPGGQIWRGLTEAQPGPAATLLREVRRLGVHVLTQAEVSAVESARPDRHTLVLSTPVGLRRIETPTVILATGATERFVPFPGWTLPGVVGAGGLQAMTKSGLDVRGQRVVVAGSGPLLLAVAASLRGRGAHVIAVAEQASWPSLARFALSASRLPGKGPEAMKLTAALRGIPYWPGTYPLRASGEGRLSTVTLRRGHRERTLACDWLAAGFGLVPDTRVAALLGCALTRAGAVRVNAWQRTSRAGIYAAGEVTGVGGVDKAQLEGFLAGCAATGQIERLRDVALPLGRQRRFQAALDRSFALRPEVRALPGPDTVICRCEDVRHQALTACRSWTDAKLQTRCGMGTCQGRVCGPATAALYGWSFSGVRPPLTPLPLADLLCAARPRAEPAAPAPDRSPAAPFACPEEEPA, from the coding sequence GTGACGAGTGACCTGACGGCAGACGTCGTGGTGGTCGGAGCCGGGCCGGCGGGCCTGAGCGCCGCCCGCGCCGCGGCGCAGAGCGGCGCGGATGTGCTGGTCCTGGACGCCGGTCCGGGCCCCGGCGGGCAGATCTGGCGGGGCCTGACCGAAGCGCAGCCTGGGCCCGCCGCCACGCTGCTGCGGGAGGTGCGCCGCCTGGGCGTTCACGTTCTCACGCAGGCTGAAGTCAGTGCCGTGGAGTCCGCCCGGCCCGACCGGCACACGCTGGTCTTGTCCACGCCGGTCGGCCTGCGCCGGATCGAGACACCCACCGTCATTCTCGCGACCGGCGCCACCGAGCGGTTCGTGCCGTTTCCCGGCTGGACGCTCCCCGGCGTGGTGGGTGCCGGGGGCCTGCAGGCCATGACGAAAAGCGGTCTGGACGTGCGTGGGCAGCGCGTGGTGGTGGCCGGCAGCGGACCGCTGCTGCTGGCCGTGGCGGCCAGCCTGCGTGGCAGAGGGGCGCACGTGATCGCGGTGGCGGAGCAGGCCTCCTGGCCCAGCCTGGCCCGCTTTGCCCTGAGTGCCAGTCGCCTGCCGGGCAAAGGCCCGGAGGCCATGAAGCTGACGGCTGCCCTGAGGGGAATCCCGTACTGGCCGGGCACCTACCCGCTGCGGGCCAGCGGCGAGGGGCGCCTGAGTACGGTCACCCTGCGCCGTGGGCACCGGGAGCGGACCCTCGCCTGCGACTGGCTGGCCGCCGGTTTCGGCCTGGTGCCCGACACGCGCGTGGCAGCGCTGCTGGGCTGCGCCCTGACCCGCGCCGGCGCAGTGCGGGTGAACGCCTGGCAGCGCACCAGCCGCGCAGGGATCTACGCGGCAGGGGAGGTGACCGGGGTCGGCGGGGTGGACAAGGCGCAGCTCGAAGGGTTCCTGGCTGGGTGCGCGGCCACCGGGCAGATCGAGCGGCTGCGTGACGTGGCCTTGCCACTCGGGCGCCAGCGCCGCTTCCAGGCCGCCCTGGACCGGTCCTTTGCCCTGCGCCCGGAGGTCCGGGCCCTCCCCGGCCCCGACACGGTGATCTGCCGCTGCGAGGACGTCCGACACCAGGCCCTCACCGCCTGCCGGTCCTGGACGGACGCCAAACTCCAGACGCGCTGCGGCATGGGCACCTGCCAGGGCCGCGTCTGCGGCCCGGCCACCGCCGCCCTGTACGGCTGGTCCTTCTCCGGCGTTCGCCCGCCCCTGACCCCGCTCCCGCTGGCGGACCTGCTGTGCGCCGCCCGGCCGCGCGCGGAGCCGGCCGCGCCGGCCCCTGACCGCTCACCCGCCGCCCCATTCGCTTGTCCTGAGGAGGAACCCGCATGA